A genomic segment from Lutzomyia longipalpis isolate SR_M1_2022 chromosome 3, ASM2433408v1 encodes:
- the LOC129792721 gene encoding Golgi phosphoprotein 3 homolog sauron, translating to MNRSEGLVRRVKNRSENSGTSEQGAANSSSHSNEDELNDNEDDVDCDSKETRLTLMEEVLLLGLKDKEGYTSFWNDCISSGLRGCILIELGIRGRVELERAGMRRKGLCSRKLCLKSDTPTGDVLLDEALKHIKETDPPETVQSWIEYLSGETWNPLKLRYQLKNVRERLAKNLVEKGVLTTEKQNFLLFDMTTHPLSDNVIKCRLVKKIQDAVLSKWVNDPQRMDKRMLSLIYLAQASDVLENAFSPLNDDDYEVAMRRVRELLDLDFEAEAAKANANEVIWAVFAAFTK from the exons ATGAATCGTAGCGAGGGGCTCGTTCGACGTGTAAAAAATCGCAGTGAAAATTCAGGAACTTCCGAGCAGGGCGCAGCCAATTCGTCGTCACACAGCAATGAGGATGAGCTGAACGACAATGAGGATGATGTGGATTGTGATTCCAAGGAGACGAGATTAACACTCATGGAGGAAGTCCTCTTGCTCGGACTCAAAGACAAAGAG GGCTACACATCATTCTGGAATGATTGTATTTCGAGTGGCCTACGGGGGTGTATCCTCATTGAGCTGGGTATCCGTGGACGTGTGGAGTTGGAACGCGCTGGAATGCGTCGGAAGGGGCTCTGCTCGCGGAAACTCTGCCTGAAGTCCGACACACCCACGGGGGATGTGCTCCTCGATGAGGCACTGAAGCACATCAAGGAAACAGACCCACCGGAAACGGTGCAAAGTTGGATTGAGTACCTCAGCGGTGAAACGTGGAATCCGCTAAAGTTGAGGTATCAACTCAAAAATGTACGAGAGCGTCTTGCGAAGAATTTGGTGGAGAAGGGTGTCCTCACCACGGAAAAGCAAAACTTCCTCCTCTTTGACATGACCACGCATCCGCTCAGTGATAATGTTATTAAATGCAGACTCGTAAAGAAG atTCAAGATGCAGTTCTTTCAAAGTGGGTCAATGATCCACAACGCATGGACAAGAGGATGCTTTCTCTCATCTATTTGGCACAAGCCAGTGATGTCCTGGAGAATGCCTTCTCGCCACTCAACGACGATGACTACGAAGTGGCCATGAGGCGCGTCCGGGAGTTGCTGGATTTGGATTTTGAGGCGGAAGCCGCCAAAGCGAACGCCAACGAAGTGATTTGGGCAGTTTTTGCAGCATTCACGAAATAA
- the LOC129792719 gene encoding aspartate--tRNA ligase, cytoplasmic, producing MVVETVEKGAEASAEAQSKKAAKKQAKDAAKAAKKAEHRAAAGAQEDTQGESEDYSAGKYGQPAMIQSVEKFPERIFVPVTKLTEWVGKDAVWVRGRVHTSRQKGKQCFLILRQHSSTVQCVIAVNDVVSKQMVKFTGNIHKESIVDIKAKTVSVSSKIESCTEQSLELSVLEIYVVSAAKAQLPLQIEDAARPENPDEPEGLNIRVNQDTRLDNRVLDLRTPANQAIFRLEAGVCRLFRDILTAKGFTEIHTPKIISAASEGGANVFTVSYFKDSAYLAQSPQLYKQMAIAADFDKVFTVGAVFRAEDSNTHRHLTEFVGLDLEMAFKYHYHEVIETIGATFTAMFRGLRDEYAQEIAAVNQQYKVEPFQFLDPPLKLNFAEGVAMLREAGVEMGDEDDLSTPSEKLLGRLVKAKYGTDFYILDKYPLAVRPFYTMPDPKNPEMSNSYDMFMRGEEILSGAQRIHDPEFLTERAKHHNIDISKIAAYIEAFRFGCPPHAGGGIGMERVVMLYLGLDNIRKTSMFPRDPKRVTP from the exons ATGGTAGTGGAAACGGTGGAAAAAGGTGCAGAGGCTTCTGCGGAGGCACAATCGAAGAAGGCTGCAAAGAAACAAGCCAAGGATGCTGCAAAAGCAGCCAAAAAAGCCGAACATAGAGCTGCAGCCGGTGCACAGGAGGACACCCAGGGGGAATCTGAAGACTACTCTGCCGGTAAATATGGACAGCCGGCGATGATTCAATCTGTGGAAAAGTTCCCCGAAAGAATCTTTGTGCCAGTGACGAAACTAACGGAATGGGTGGGAAAGGATGCTGTCTGGGTGCGTGGGAGAGTTCATACATCCCGTCAGAAGGGGAAGCAGTGCTTCCTGATTCTTCGACAACACAGCAGTACAGTACAGTGTGTTATTGCTGTGAATGATGTAGTATCAAAGCAGATGGTGAAATTCACCGGAAA tATCCACAAGGAAAGTATTGTGGACATTAAGGCCAAAACAGTTTCagtttcttcaaaaattgaatCGTGCACTGAACAATCATTGGAATTGTCTGTACTTGAGATTTATGTGGTTTCAGCGGCAAAAGCACAACTTCCGCTCCAAATTGAGGATGCTGCTCGACCAGAGAATCCGGAT GAACCAGAAGGGCTGAATATTCGTGTGAATCAGGACACAAGACTTGATAATCGTGTGCTGGACTTGAGAACTCCAGCCAATCAGGCTATCTTTCGCCTCGAGGCAGGTGTTTGTCGTCTCTTCCGTGACATCCTCACAGCAAAGGGTTTCACTGAGATTCACACACCGAAGATTATTTCAGCTGCCAGCGAGGGAGGTGCCAATGTGTTTACAGTGAGCTACTTCAAGGATTCTGCCTACTTGGCTCAATCCCCGCAGTTGTACAAGCAAATGGCAATTGCTGCTGATTTTGACAAAGTCTTCACTGTTGGTGCTGTCTTCCGTGCCGAAGATTCCAACACGCATCGTCATTTGACGGAATTCGTTGGTCTTGACTTGGAGATGGCCTTCAAATATCACTATCATGAGGTTATTGAGACAATTGGGGCCACTTTTACGGCAATGTTCCGTGGATTGCGCGATGAGTACGCCCAGGAGATTGCAGCCGTCAATCAGCAGTACAAGGTTGAACCCTTCCAGTTTCTCGATCCACCGCTGAAGCTCAATTTTGCCGAAGGTGTTGCCATGTTGCGTGAGGCGGGTGTGGAGATGGGTGATGAGGATGATCTGTCGACACCGAGTGAGAAGCTCCTTGGGCGCCTCGTGAAGGCCAAATATGGCACTGATTTCTACATCCTCGATAAATATCCACTTGCCGTGAGACCTTTCTACACCATGCCCGATCCCAAGAATCCCGAAATGTCAAATTCCTACGATATGTTTATGCGCGGTGAGGAGATTCTCTCAGGAGCTCAGCGTATTCACGATCCCGAATTCCTCACAGAGCGGGCAAAGCATCACAATATTG ACATCAGTAAAATTGCCGCCTACATTGAAGCCTTTCGCTTTGGTTGCCCCCCGCATGCTGGAGGGGGCATTGGCATGGAACGTGTGGTGATGCTGTATCTTGGGCTTGATAATATCCGGAAGACATCCATGTTCCCACGTGACCCTAAGCGTGTGACGCCGTAA
- the LOC129792720 gene encoding WD repeat, SAM and U-box domain-containing protein 1-like isoform X1, whose amino-acid sequence MSNLVGNVKILQELKVHTSDVTSIEFYGNSLLITGSSDKTVRVFRWIVGSGFVEENFSPLLGHKYGVTSVKMSPQGATLASASVDGSIILWNVNDGQKMSTLNQEAGEAIRACAFSPDGSFLVSSDDSGAVCIWGQNKNFLSSIRVHEEAVHTLAFSPDSYVLVTGCNLGNLRFFIVEQPIERGVKFIADCSVDNAHDLGVLSADFCKIVRNDPSDQRTAIYTLATCGTDHYLKIWRLFVVHGVYGDEERRTKLIPQTPQEHICGTSTIYCTERMNAECVLNINAHGSSVTCVRFNGTGTLLASCSLDRMVKIWDMQGNCLKTLSDHTRYVNCMTINGNSTIIASGSNDRSVIVWDLNGELSLNSHVSEMRSLLFRLVADSGSDMPLEFICPITHELMRNPVMLEDGFSYEEAAIDEWFKMGKGTSPMTNLELISMETIPNTHLKSCIDKYLKSLDYDAVDTGF is encoded by the exons atgtccaatttggtgggaaatgtgaaaattctgcAAGAGCTGAAAGTTCACACGAGTGATGTGACATCAATTGAATTCTACGGGAATTCATTGCTGATCACGGGATCCAG CGATAAGACTGTTCGAGTTTTCCGTTGGATTGTTGGTAGTGGATTTGTCGAGGAGAACTTTTCACCCCTCTTGGGGCATAAGTATGGTGTAACAAGTGTTAAAATGTCACCACAG gGTGCTACTTTGGCATCAGCATCTGTGGATGGCAGCATTATCCTTTGGAATGTAAATGATGGCCAAAAGATGAGTACCCTAAATCAGGAAGCTGGTGAAGCAATTAGAGCGTGTGCCTTCAGTCCAGATGGATCATTTCTAGTCAGCTCAGATGACAGTGGAGCTGTATGCATCTGGGGAcaaaataagaatttcttgAG CTCAATTCGTGTGCATGAAGAAGCAGTTCACACTCTTGCCTTCTCCCCGGATTCTTACGTGCTGGTAACAGGATGCAATCTGGGAAATTTACGCTTTTTCATCGTAGAACAACCAATTGAGA GAGGTGTAAAATTCATCGCTGATTGCTCAGTTGATAATGCACACGACCTGGGAGTTTTATCAGCggatttctgcaaaattgtACGCAATGATC CTTCAGATCAACGCACTGCAATATATACTTTGGCTACTTGTGGCACAGATCACTACCTCAAGATTTGGCGCCTTTTCGTTGTTCACGGCGTGTATGGAGATGAGGAGAGACGTACAAAGCTTATACCTCAGACACCGCAGGAGCATATCTGTGGAACATCTACAATTTATTGCACTGAGCGAATGAATGCTGAGTGTGTTTTGAACATCAATGCACATGGTAGTTCAGTGACATGTGTCCGATTCAACGGCACAGGAACTCTCTTGGCATCCTGTAGTCTCGATAGAATGGTCAAGATATGGGATATGCAGGGAAATTGCCTCAAAACCTTGTCAGATCACACTCGCTACGTAAACTGCATGACAATCAATGGGAATTCCACCATTATTGCATCCGGATCAAATGATCGTAGTGTAATTGTTTGGGATTTGAATGGAGAATTGAGTTTGAATTCTCATGTGTCTGAAATGAGGAGCCTCTTGTTTCGCCTTGTGGCTGATAGTGGTTCAGATATGCcacttgaatttatttgtccAATTACACATGAGCTTATGCGGAATCCAGTTATGCTGGAAGATGGTTTTTCCTATGAAGAAGCAGCAATTGATGAGTGGTTCAAAATGGGCAAGGGAACGTCTCCAATGACAAATCTTGAACTCATATCGATGGAAACAATTCCAAATACTCATCTTAAAAGCTGTATTGATAAATATCTTAAATCATTGGATTACGATGCAGTAGACACGGgattttaa
- the LOC129792720 gene encoding WD repeat, SAM and U-box domain-containing protein 1-like isoform X2 yields MSNLVGNVKILQELKVHTSDVTSIEFYGNSLLITGSSDKTVRVFRWIVGSGFVEENFSPLLGHKYGVTSVKMSPQGATLASASVDGSIILWNVNDGQKMSTLNQEAGEAIRACAFSPDGSFLVSSDDSGAVCIWGQNKNFLSSIRVHEEAVHTLAFSPDSYVLVTGCNLGNLRFFIVEQPIESVKFIADCSVDNAHDLGVLSADFCKIVRNDPSDQRTAIYTLATCGTDHYLKIWRLFVVHGVYGDEERRTKLIPQTPQEHICGTSTIYCTERMNAECVLNINAHGSSVTCVRFNGTGTLLASCSLDRMVKIWDMQGNCLKTLSDHTRYVNCMTINGNSTIIASGSNDRSVIVWDLNGELSLNSHVSEMRSLLFRLVADSGSDMPLEFICPITHELMRNPVMLEDGFSYEEAAIDEWFKMGKGTSPMTNLELISMETIPNTHLKSCIDKYLKSLDYDAVDTGF; encoded by the exons atgtccaatttggtgggaaatgtgaaaattctgcAAGAGCTGAAAGTTCACACGAGTGATGTGACATCAATTGAATTCTACGGGAATTCATTGCTGATCACGGGATCCAG CGATAAGACTGTTCGAGTTTTCCGTTGGATTGTTGGTAGTGGATTTGTCGAGGAGAACTTTTCACCCCTCTTGGGGCATAAGTATGGTGTAACAAGTGTTAAAATGTCACCACAG gGTGCTACTTTGGCATCAGCATCTGTGGATGGCAGCATTATCCTTTGGAATGTAAATGATGGCCAAAAGATGAGTACCCTAAATCAGGAAGCTGGTGAAGCAATTAGAGCGTGTGCCTTCAGTCCAGATGGATCATTTCTAGTCAGCTCAGATGACAGTGGAGCTGTATGCATCTGGGGAcaaaataagaatttcttgAG CTCAATTCGTGTGCATGAAGAAGCAGTTCACACTCTTGCCTTCTCCCCGGATTCTTACGTGCTGGTAACAGGATGCAATCTGGGAAATTTACGCTTTTTCATCGTAGAACAACCAATTGAGA GTGTAAAATTCATCGCTGATTGCTCAGTTGATAATGCACACGACCTGGGAGTTTTATCAGCggatttctgcaaaattgtACGCAATGATC CTTCAGATCAACGCACTGCAATATATACTTTGGCTACTTGTGGCACAGATCACTACCTCAAGATTTGGCGCCTTTTCGTTGTTCACGGCGTGTATGGAGATGAGGAGAGACGTACAAAGCTTATACCTCAGACACCGCAGGAGCATATCTGTGGAACATCTACAATTTATTGCACTGAGCGAATGAATGCTGAGTGTGTTTTGAACATCAATGCACATGGTAGTTCAGTGACATGTGTCCGATTCAACGGCACAGGAACTCTCTTGGCATCCTGTAGTCTCGATAGAATGGTCAAGATATGGGATATGCAGGGAAATTGCCTCAAAACCTTGTCAGATCACACTCGCTACGTAAACTGCATGACAATCAATGGGAATTCCACCATTATTGCATCCGGATCAAATGATCGTAGTGTAATTGTTTGGGATTTGAATGGAGAATTGAGTTTGAATTCTCATGTGTCTGAAATGAGGAGCCTCTTGTTTCGCCTTGTGGCTGATAGTGGTTCAGATATGCcacttgaatttatttgtccAATTACACATGAGCTTATGCGGAATCCAGTTATGCTGGAAGATGGTTTTTCCTATGAAGAAGCAGCAATTGATGAGTGGTTCAAAATGGGCAAGGGAACGTCTCCAATGACAAATCTTGAACTCATATCGATGGAAACAATTCCAAATACTCATCTTAAAAGCTGTATTGATAAATATCTTAAATCATTGGATTACGATGCAGTAGACACGGgattttaa
- the LOC129792716 gene encoding anaphase-promoting complex subunit 5, with amino-acid sequence MNSESRKEIDALSSSQQADKTLDIFTPHKVAVVFLLQEYVKLRPILTKKSMDFLPKYRKRFSLLVLKLIQYPDMSYKELHDHLISSTYCLHEDHLAAFQKLISTIIEGGIEMFHNLPGDLEKIMSDLSPSSVGLSQLGIAGLLVRRFIITLDRMSFPELMKLYHNVCAYFKKSVRAIALGAKEAGVMIDLEEREGAVAQPKGDREFSRWSRKQTDLFVAQQCSLLQTNETKALSPRDLQAKLAEIIKDNPLYSHAHFVNYLNCLRVRDYIGAVDNLHRAFDRNAVKNLSPVETKGYQYLSLNLAILHAQFDHMREAHVSLREAIMLAQEVGDRTCLQLANSWLGYLDHHKIQVPDRVPATAVEANVIKSISLGIQFFVKSVAQLGFEPSKQFELLMWSDYFNCQQSMQELIANCVAEKAALWTLYGRHELASLMSQVLLSANMTSMGRAYNGENLCHAICCLALWLSLNGDHFRTFSVLQYARKCFPRDPNARLWTLTELYIASMKAIHAGEWQKANVACCRIYPLDKNLSILQRVTLNIARGNLSIAHDLLQNLLSDRTLVTQEPLVWIRAMILHATALIPSPEVINILIEAHEFARRKHFDYEVATIDALFAHQLLAMGMPSKALKSCREALDVILQHGGIYDRAKIMFLFTKCAIAAAEGPKKRQEMEKCEPFLMEAIQLFTKLGVYVKVKDIYAFMAQFYHEIGQQAERNKSAFKFREIDEQYPTGSFEVADGII; translated from the exons ATGAATTCAGAAAGCCGGAAAGAGATTGATGCCCTTTCGTCTAGCCAGCAAGCGGACAAGACACTCGATATCTTCACCCCACACAAAGTAGCTGTGGTGTTCCTGCTGCAGGAATATGTGAAATTGCGACCAATTCTCACGAAAAAATCAATGGATTTCCTCCCAAAGTACCGGAAGCGCTTTAGTCTGCTAGTGTTGAAGTTAATTCAGTATCCGGACATGTCGTACAAGGAGCTCCATGACCATTTGATCTCCTCCACCTACTGCCTCCACGAGGATCACCTGGCTGCTTTCCAGAAGTTAATCTCTACCATTATTGAGGGTGGAATTGAAATGTTTCACAATCTTCCTGGTGATTTGGAGAAGATTATGAGTGACCTCTCACCGTCATCTGTGGGATTGAGTCAATTGGGTATTGCTGGTCTTCTTGTGCGGAGATTCATCATCACTCTGGACCGTATGTCATTCCCGGAGCTCATGAAGCTGTATCACAATGTCTGTGCGTACTTCAAGAAGAGCGTCCGGGCAATTGCTTTGGGAGCAAAGGAAGCTGGTGTTATGATTGATCTGGAGGAGCGTGAAGGTGCCGTAGCACAGCCAAAGGGTGATAGAGAATTCAGCCGGTGGTCCAGGAAGCAGACAGATCTCTTTGTGGCACAGCAGTGCTCCCTCCTGCAGACGAATGAGACAAAAGCCCTAAGTCCTCGGGATTTGCAGGCAAAACTCGCGGAGATTATCAAAGACAATCCCCTGTATTCACATGCCCACTTCGTTAACTACTTGAATTGCCTCCGAGTGAGGGATTACATAGGAGCTGTGGATAACCTTCATCGTGCCTTTGATAGAAATGccgttaaaaatctttctcctGTAGAAACTAAGGG GTATCAGTACTTGAGCCTCAACCTGGCCATCCTGCATGCCCAATTCGATCATATGCGAGAAGCCCACGTGAGTTTGCGGGAAGCCATAATGTTGGCACAGGAAGTCGGTGATCGAACGTGCCTCCAGTTGGCAAATTCCTGGCTCGGTTACCTGGATCATCATAAAATTCAAGTTCCCGATCGGGTGCCAGCAACAGCAGTTGAGGCAAATGTCATCAAATCCATCTCATTGGGCATTCAATTCTTCGTCAAATCCGTGGCTCAGTTGGGCTTTGAGCCATCGAAGCAATTTGAATTACTCATGTGGAGTGACTACTTCAACTGCCAACAATCCATGCAGGAGCTCATTGCCAATTGTGTGGCTGAAAAGGCAGCCCTTTGGACACTCTATGGACGTCATGAGTTGGCTTCGTTGATGAGTCAGGTACTCCTGAGTGCCAATATGACCAGCATGGGGAGGGCGTACAATGGGGAGAATCTCTGTCATGCAATTTGCTGCCTTGCACTATGGCTTAGCCTCAATGGGGATCACTTCCGGACCTTTTCGGTACTGCAGTATGCACGAAAATGCTTCCCCAGGGATCCCAATGCACGCCTTTGGACTCTCACGGAACTCTACATTGCCAGCATGAAGGCCATCCATGCTGGGGAGTGGCAGAAAGCTAATGTCGCGTGCTGCCGCATTTATCCACTCGATAAG AACTTAAGCATCCTCCAGCGTGTCACCCTCAACATTGCACGGGGTAATCTATCGATAGCTCATGATCTACTTCAGAATCTACTGTCGGACAGAACACTCGTCACACAGGAACCCCTTGTGTGGATACGAGCAATGATTCTCCACGCAACGGCCCTCATTCCCTCACCCGAAGTCATTAACATCCTAATTGAGGCGCATGAATTTGCACGTCGAAAACACTTTGACTACGAAGTTGCGACAATTGATGCCCTCTTTGCACATCAACTCCTAGCAATGGGGATGCCATCGAAGGCTCTAAAATCCTGCCGGGAGGCACTAGATGTCATTCTACAGCATGGTGGTATCTACGACAGAGCTAAAATTATGTTTCTCTTCACAAAATGCGCCATTGCAGCAGCTGAGGGGCCCAAGAAGCGTCAAGAGATGGAGAAGTGTGAACCATTCCTCATGGAAGCCATTCAGCTATTCACAAAATTGGGTGTTTATGTGAAAGTAAAGGATATTTATGCTTTTATGGCGCAATTCTATCATGAAATCGGGCAGCAGGCAGAGAGAAATAAGTCTGCTTTCAAGTTTCGTGAAATCGATGAACAATACCCCACAGGGAGCTTCGAAGTTGCTGATGGGATCATTTGA